One Urocitellus parryii isolate mUroPar1 chromosome 8, mUroPar1.hap1, whole genome shotgun sequence DNA window includes the following coding sequences:
- the LOC144256616 gene encoding putative vomeronasal receptor-like protein 4, protein MILHLVKGIIFVFLIGLGVVGNILVLVNYMSVFRSTMKSIHLILIHLAFTNMITLFSKVMPRTITSFGLRHLIGDTACKIIVYLGRVARGLSICTTSLLTVVQAITISPRASRWRRLQPRSAWHLLPLLLFLWILNSLISMNLTFYSKNISSMNTSQFTSGYNYCYLQPQTLIIRWIFVLLMVLRDAVFQGVMGWASGYLVFLLHKHHQQVLHLQTSKLLHRTPPEVKAAKSVLLLMLCFLFFYWTDCFMTLYVTFTLETHFLEVIVLELVDLGYAVLSPFVLIHRDGHLAECCRAQ, encoded by the coding sequence ATGATTTTGCATCTTGTCAAGGGGATAATCTTCGTGTTTCTAATAGGACTTGGAGTTGTGGGGAACATCTTGGTTCTTGTAAACTATATGAGTGTGTTTAGAAGCACTATGAAATCTATACACCTCATTCTCATCCATTTGGCTTTTACAAATATGATAACACTTTTTTCAAAAGTAATGCCAAGGACAATTACCAGTTTTGGGTTGAGACACCTCATAGGTGATACAGCCTGTAAGATCATAGTTTATCTTGGTAGGGTGGCCCGGGGCCTGTCCATCTGCACCACCAGTCTCCTCACAGTGGTCCAGGCCATCACCATCAGTCCCAGAGCCTCCAGGTGGAGGAGGCTGCAGCCCAGGTCTGCATGGCACCTGCTTCCCTTGTTGCTCTTCCTTTGGATACTCAATTCCTTGATAAGCATGAATTTAACATTTTACTCCAAAAATATCAGCAGCATGAACACATCACAATTTACTAGTGGTTACAACTATTGTTATTTACAACCACAAACCTTGATAATTAGATGGATTTTTGTTCTTCTCATGGTCCTTCGAGATGCTGTGTTCCAGGGTGTCATGGGCTGGGCCAGTGGCTACTTGGTCTTCCTCCTCCACAAGCACCACCAGCAGGTGCTCCACCTTCAGACCTCCAAGCTCCTCCACAGAACCCCCCCTGAGGTGAAGGCTGCAAAGAGTGTTCTCCTTCTGAtgctctgctttctcttcttctattgGACAGATTGCTTTATGACTTTATATGTAACGTTTACCTTAGAGACGCATTTCCTAGAAGTAATTGTTCTAGAACTTGTGGACCTTGGCTACGCTGTCCTCAGCCCATTTGTGCTGATTCACAGGGATGGACACCTTGCTGAGTGTTGTCGTGCTCAGTGA